The DNA region GAAATGCGAGCCAAAATGAGGAAGGGCAGACAAATTTGAGAAAAATCCCCACGATATACGCCGCGATCCCAAGGTATGAGGTATGCATGAACGAAAGGAGACCGGTATAGCCGAGCAGCACGTCCAGGCTCATGGCAAGGAGACCGTATATCAACATCTCGTTGACGAGCCGCAAGTAAAAACGGTTGGGGACGAAATACGGCAATACGAAAAGCCCCGCCACAATCGCGAGCACCGCCATGGCCTTAAATGGATGTATCGTAAGCCGTTTCACATTGGAGGAAGACGAATCGGTGAGACTATCCATGGCTATTCAAATTTCCCCTCTCCAAGAAGACCACGCGGCATAAATACCAGAATGACCGCCATCATCATGTACACCACCACCATGGCGAACTCGGTGATGAAAAATTCGGCCAGCGTCTGCACGGCTCCTATGAGGAACGCCGCCAGCACGGCTCCGCGGAGACTGCCAAGCCCCCCGATCACTATGACTACAAACGAGCTGATCAACATTTCGTGGCCCATGATCGGGTAAACGGTGAAAAGCGGTCCGGCGAGAACGCCCGCCAGTCCCGCAAGCACACAGCCGAGCACAAACCCCCCCATGTGGACGAGTTTCATGTTGATTCCCAGCACGGAAACCATTTCCGGAATGTTGCTCGCCGCCCGCATGGTCATGCCGATCTTTGTTTTGCCCAACAAAAGCGACAGTCCCCCCATGATCCCGGCAATGCCGAAAAGAGTGGCCAACCGGTAGATGGGATAGCTGACGCTTCCGAACGTGAGAGTCCGATTCAAGAAGGCGGGCAGTTCGATAAAGCGGGTTTCATTGCCCCACGTATATTTGATCAGGCCGTCCAGAAAAAACATGAGCCCATACGTCAGGATCAATGTATAGACCATGGGCCTCTCGCGCATGGGCGCGATGAGGATACGCTCGAAAAGAAGACCGAAAACGCCCACTACGATGGGCGCCATCAGGAGCGCAAGGAAAAAATTCATCCCCGAACTGATGA from Deltaproteobacteria bacterium includes:
- a CDS encoding branched-chain amino acid ABC transporter permease is translated as MHSLISSGADIVFNSLVLGGVFLIVAIGLNIIYGLSRVMNLAHGSLYALGAYFGFTIISSGMNFFLALLMAPIVVGVFGLLFERILIAPMRERPMVYTLILTYGLMFFLDGLIKYTWGNETRFIELPAFLNRTLTFGSVSYPIYRLATLFGIAGIMGGLSLLLGKTKIGMTMRAASNIPEMVSVLGINMKLVHMGGFVLGCVLAGLAGVLAGPLFTVYPIMGHEMLISSFVVIVIGGLGSLRGAVLAAFLIGAVQTLAEFFITEFAMVVVYMMMAVILVFMPRGLLGEGKFE